The Oryzias melastigma strain HK-1 linkage group LG13, ASM292280v2, whole genome shotgun sequence genome window below encodes:
- the LOC112149626 gene encoding uncharacterized protein LOC112149626, which translates to MTTQMTRSKTAKLVTEPEPVEPEPDVEVKGWTTDDGDEGPSFQPPRAASSEQEMVTLLREFICAQRSREEILIGELQGLRTVMEADRASPSLTGVAVAASPTGHSLGGPSPLQQPALQSPQSVPVLRKDPKLLPFQSGEDIENFLLRFERVAKTWAWPETEWAYRLVPLLTGKALEAYSAMDEDLSDSYSDLKQALLTKFDISAETYGQRFRNTTVPQGETPTETYQCQKGLYRRWIKPDQCSVEDIGEVIVLEQLLRMFPPDVCTWVKEREPTTGLQAAKLATQYVNARQPQVTRTSQCLFHMGQENSRLEGQRVKNPGTWGPVGATRVEQQATVYQGAVGTNRFGHQVSSSRGEIICYYCQQPGHKASDCPIKKPKLSGYCYGPCNDDLNRQSTTTAAPGEWGGNVAVSPI; encoded by the coding sequence atgaCGACCCAGATGACAAGGAGCAAGACTGCCAAATTGGTGACGGAGCCAGAGCCAGTTGAACCTGAACCTGATGTGGAGGTTAAAGGCTGGACGACTGACGATGGTGATGAGGGTCCTTCCTTCCAGCCACCACGTGCTGCGTCTTCAGAGCAGGAGATGGTCACACTACTGCGGGAGTTCATCTGTGCCCAGAGGAGCAGAGAAGAGATCCTGATTGGGGAGCTCCAAGGTCTGCGGACGGTGATGGAGGCCGACAGGGCGTCACCTTCTCTGACCGGTGTAGCGGTTGCTGCCTCTCCTACAGGACACTCCTTGGGTGGGCCTTCACCACTGCAGCAGCCCGCACTACAGTCGCCACAATCAGTTCCAGTCCTGCGGAAAGACCCCAAACTGCTACCGTTCCAGTCTGGTGAGGACATTGAAAATTTCCTTCTACGTTTTGAACGTGTAGCAAAGACTTGGGCTTGGCCAGAGACGGAGTGGGCCTACAGACTGGTTCCTCTATTGACTGGGAAGGCATTGGAGGCCTATTCTGCCATGGATGAGGACCTTTCTGATTCATACTCGGATCTGAAGCAAGCCCTTTTGactaaatttgatatttctgctGAGACCTATGGCCAGCGTTTCAGGAATACAACTGTACCTCAGGGAGAGACGCCCACTGAGACCTACCAGTGTCAAAAGGGTCTGTATCGACGATGGATTAAGCCAGACCAGTGCAGCGTGGAGGACATCGGTGAGGTCATCGTACTCGAGCAGCTACTGAGGATGTTTCCACCTGACGTCTGTACCTGGGTTAAGGAGCGGGAACCCACCACTGGCTTGCAGGCGGCAAAACTTGCAACTCAATATGTCAACGCCCGACAGCCCCAGGTGACCAGGACTTCACAATGTTTGTTTCACATGGGACAGGAGAACAGCCGGCTTGAAGGTCAGAGGGTCAAAAACCCTGGGACATGGGGACCTGTGGGGGCTACAAGAGTGGAGCAGCAGGCCACTGTTTATCAAGGTGCTGTTGGGACTAATAGGTTTGGACATCAGGTTAGTTCCAGTCGTGGGGAAATCATCTGCTACTACTGTCAGCAACCTGGTCACAAGGCCTCAGATTGTCCCATCAAGAAGCCAAAGCTTTCAGGTTACTGCTATGGTCCCTGTAATGATGACTTGAATAGACAAAGTACCACCACGGCTGCGCCAGGAGAGTGGGGAGGTAATGTGGCAGTTTCACCCAtctga